ATCGTGTGCTGACAATCGTAAGGAGTTGACAGTACGAATGGTAAAGGACATTGAAGCTCTGAATTCGGATGGCTTCGCATCCATTGCTGTTATTACGAAAACCGCTGCAGAAAGCAGAGAAGCTTTCAACTTATTGACTGAACAAGGATGTACGTCGCTGCGACTTATTACTAAACAAACACCCACATTTGAGAAAGGAACAATGGTCATACCCGCGTACCTAGCGAAGGGAGTTGAATTCGATGCAGTTCTGATTTATGATGCTTCTTCGAGGATGTATCATCGGGAAAGTGAGCGCAAACTCTTTTATACAGCATGTACGCGTGCGATGCATCGACTTTTGCTATATGCAACTGGAAAATGGACACGATTTATTAACACCGATTCCATCGATTACACTTAAACACATCGCATAGGATGTGTAATATACTCTAGAAAATGCTGTGAATAAAATAGAAGGTGTGAAAGTATCTTCCCAGGCTCAAAAGCTATCAGCTAAATGGGCGCGAGGTGAAATATCGGGTGCAGAAATGAAAGCTTCTCTAGTAGCAAAGTACAAACATTTCGCTTTAGGTTCAAATAATGAGCGATCCATACCTTTACAAAGAAGGCTCTGTTTTACGCAATTTGTTAAATATCCGTGACGAAATGAAATTAGAATTAGCTGAAGCCGAACTCTCACGGGCAAATATGATGTTATTGTACGAACTGGGCTTTGATGATTTTTCTACACAAGGAATAAAAACTATTCATAAAGTATTATTTGAGGATGTGTATGATTGAGCGGGAGAGACTAAAGACTAGAAGCCAATTGCACATGAATACCGTAACGATGACTGAGAAAAGAAGAAAGTATTAGCTATGTAGATTTTTAAACAACAGTAAACTCACAATCAAGATAGTTTGTGGAGAAAATATTAAACGGAGTCTCACTTGATAAGTGGGGCTTTTTATATGCTATTTAACCTTTGAAGTAATGGTACTAGAATAAAAAGAGAGGGATCGTATGCCTGCAATTATTTCGATAACGGACTTTAATGGAGTAGTTAAAGGATGCCATAGCCCACATACATGGATTAAAAGTTGTTAATAAACCCGCAAAAAGACTAAATAATAAGATAGCTAAGTACGAGTACTCAGGCAATCTTTGCATTGCCCAATTCATGATATCACCCCAATAATTATAAT
The sequence above is a segment of the Desulfuribacillus alkaliarsenatis genome. Coding sequences within it:
- a CDS encoding antitoxin VbhA family protein — its product is MNKIEGVKVSSQAQKLSAKWARGEISGAEMKASLVAKYKHFALGSNNERSIPLQRRLCFTQFVKYP